From Leptolyngbya sp. KIOST-1, one genomic window encodes:
- a CDS encoding ribonuclease HII encodes MEYPENATTLIAGVDEVGRGCLFGPVVAAAVVLSPSACEQLQGLGVTDSKRLSPARREGLVAPIQSLAADYALGLATVYDIERINILYASLLAMRRAVSRLTTTPDLCLIDGNQPIPNVRLPQQTVVQGDRLHTEIAAASILAKVWRDRLIVRLDRRYPGYHLARNKGYGSAAHRLALQTLGPTPQHRRSFKGCT; translated from the coding sequence GTGGAGTACCCAGAGAACGCGACAACCCTGATTGCCGGGGTTGACGAGGTGGGCCGGGGTTGCCTATTTGGGCCCGTGGTGGCCGCAGCGGTGGTGCTCTCGCCCAGCGCTTGCGAACAGCTCCAGGGACTGGGGGTGACCGATAGCAAGCGGCTCAGTCCGGCCCGGCGCGAAGGTTTGGTTGCTCCCATCCAGTCGCTGGCGGCAGACTATGCCCTGGGACTGGCCACTGTGTACGATATCGAGCGGATAAACATCCTCTACGCCAGCCTTTTGGCTATGCGTCGAGCCGTGAGTCGACTCACCACCACTCCAGACCTCTGCCTGATTGACGGCAACCAGCCTATCCCCAATGTGCGGCTGCCCCAGCAAACGGTCGTCCAGGGCGATCGCCTGCATACCGAAATTGCCGCCGCCAGCATTTTGGCCAAAGTCTGGCGCGATCGCCTGATCGTGCGGCTCGATCGCCGCTATCCCGGCTATCATCTGGCCCGCAATAAGGGCTACGGCAGCGCGGCCCACCGCCTGGCCCTGCAAACCCTGGGGCCAACCCCCCAGCATCGGCGCAGCTTCAAGGGCTGCACATAG
- a CDS encoding YccF domain-containing protein gives MSLLGNVIWLIFGGFLAGLGYILGGLVLCLTIIGIPFGLQAIKLGIATMTPFGRKLVEDSNPNSTLKIVLNVAWLFFFGWEIALAHLFHAAILAITIIGLPFAKQHIKLLPLALFPFGRRFEPS, from the coding sequence ATGAGCTTGTTGGGCAACGTCATCTGGCTGATCTTTGGCGGTTTTCTCGCTGGGCTGGGCTATATTCTGGGCGGGCTGGTGCTGTGTCTGACCATTATTGGCATTCCCTTTGGCCTTCAGGCGATCAAGCTGGGCATTGCAACGATGACCCCTTTTGGCCGCAAGCTGGTGGAGGACAGCAACCCCAACAGCACGCTCAAAATTGTGCTGAACGTCGCCTGGCTGTTTTTTTTCGGCTGGGAAATTGCCCTGGCACACCTCTTTCACGCCGCAATTTTAGCCATTACGATCATTGGCCTGCCCTTTGCCAAGCAGCATATCAAGCTGCTACCCCTGGCCCTCTTTCCCTTTGGTCGCCGCTTTGAGCCGAGTTAA
- a CDS encoding DUF3143 domain-containing protein, whose translation MVLPSAATPLYNHPLPDIETWLRQQGCTQSSGELHCWHVVRPRWEAEIVLETDCIIVRYISVGADGKDIQRVFKYSLSRQDLEEAIFSGP comes from the coding sequence ATGGTCCTTCCCTCTGCGGCTACTCCCCTCTACAACCATCCCCTCCCCGACATTGAAACCTGGCTGCGTCAGCAGGGCTGCACCCAGTCCAGCGGCGAACTCCACTGCTGGCATGTGGTTCGTCCCCGCTGGGAAGCTGAGATTGTGCTCGAAACCGACTGTATTATCGTGCGCTACATCAGTGTGGGAGCCGATGGTAAAGACATCCAGCGGGTGTTCAAATATTCCCTCAGCCGCCAAGACCTGGAAGAGGCCATTTTCTCAGGCCCTTGA
- a CDS encoding J domain-containing protein, with amino-acid sequence MSDVNPKLKTHYDQLGVKPTASPQQIRRAFRDLSKLYHPDTTELPAAEATEKFQQLNDAYAVLSSPDRRWAYDQQVGYSRISVMQPLDSLRQTSNAPQRREPANMYLDPTDRPLSAGEIFALFILGLTFVACLALVVTVGLTRGDYASELGLDVSQTAETAVDQTLSADGQELGGHTAVPDSNALPSEADVPPASASEFPKPAPQSDLPRSLRPPAAPPTWL; translated from the coding sequence ATGTCTGACGTAAACCCAAAGCTCAAAACCCACTACGACCAGTTGGGGGTCAAGCCTACCGCGAGCCCCCAGCAAATTCGACGCGCCTTTCGCGACCTGAGCAAGCTTTACCACCCCGACACCACCGAACTGCCTGCGGCCGAAGCCACAGAAAAGTTTCAGCAGCTCAACGATGCCTACGCTGTGCTCAGCAGCCCCGATCGCCGCTGGGCCTACGATCAGCAGGTCGGCTACTCGCGAATTTCGGTGATGCAGCCCCTCGACTCGCTGCGGCAGACCTCGAATGCCCCCCAGCGTCGGGAACCCGCCAACATGTACCTCGACCCGACCGATCGCCCCCTCTCAGCGGGAGAAATTTTTGCTCTCTTTATTTTGGGACTCACCTTCGTCGCCTGCCTGGCGCTGGTGGTTACCGTGGGCCTCACCCGGGGCGACTACGCGAGTGAGTTGGGCCTCGATGTGAGTCAAACTGCCGAGACCGCTGTTGATCAAACCCTTTCGGCAGATGGACAGGAATTGGGTGGGCACACCGCCGTTCCCGATTCAAACGCCCTGCCTTCTGAAGCTGATGTCCCCCCGGCGTCGGCCTCGGAATTCCCTAAGCCTGCGCCACAATCGGATCTACCCAGGTCGCTAAGACCCCCGGCCGCGCCACCCACCTGGCTTTAG
- a CDS encoding NAD(P)/FAD-dependent oxidoreductase yields the protein MAEVVVIGAGPSGLTAAQALHRAGYSVEVVDKSRGLGGRMATRRIGKTAVDHGCRYLQPFTDVEPSPIVDLVKAGVLCLWQPERFELGATGKLAAAPIDTGYTAPHYSAPQGMSAIAKAMAQGLTIRRHWRATGLTPQPPGWRIEGEGLDPSGEPQAQALEAKAVVIAIPAPQAAAILKPAAQNRAALQELVHRLQPVDFEAVITVMAGYGLGATAPLLGQKGTAGWMVTGKNHPTLRWVGLDSSKRTDPEEAVVVCHSTPAFAARALELTDLEPAGNTLLAEATSLGAWVGSPAWMQVHRWRYGFVKRDLGSPILTSPSLPTLVGCGDWCSGGNVEGAIVSGRQAAAAIAQALG from the coding sequence ATGGCAGAAGTGGTGGTGATTGGGGCTGGGCCGAGTGGACTCACCGCGGCTCAGGCGCTGCACCGGGCCGGCTACTCGGTGGAGGTGGTCGATAAATCGCGGGGCCTGGGCGGGCGAATGGCGACCCGCCGCATTGGCAAAACCGCCGTAGACCACGGCTGCCGCTACTTGCAGCCCTTTACCGATGTCGAACCTAGCCCTATTGTTGACCTGGTGAAGGCCGGGGTACTTTGCCTCTGGCAACCAGAGCGGTTTGAACTGGGAGCAACGGGGAAACTAGCCGCTGCGCCAATTGATACGGGTTACACCGCGCCACACTACTCCGCGCCCCAGGGGATGAGCGCGATCGCTAAAGCAATGGCCCAGGGGCTGACCATCCGGCGGCACTGGCGAGCCACTGGGCTCACCCCGCAGCCGCCGGGATGGCGCATTGAGGGGGAAGGGTTGGACCCCAGTGGCGAACCCCAGGCCCAGGCCCTTGAGGCCAAGGCCGTGGTGATTGCCATCCCCGCCCCCCAGGCTGCCGCCATCCTGAAACCTGCGGCCCAGAACCGGGCAGCCCTGCAGGAGCTTGTGCATCGGCTTCAGCCGGTGGACTTTGAGGCCGTAATTACCGTGATGGCAGGCTACGGCCTGGGGGCAACGGCGCCGCTGCTGGGGCAAAAGGGCACGGCGGGGTGGATGGTGACCGGCAAAAATCACCCGACCCTGCGGTGGGTAGGCTTAGACAGCAGCAAACGCACCGATCCTGAGGAAGCGGTGGTGGTGTGCCACAGCACCCCAGCCTTTGCGGCCAGGGCGCTCGAGCTGACTGATCTGGAGCCTGCGGGGAACACCCTGCTGGCAGAGGCCACCAGCCTAGGGGCATGGGTGGGATCTCCAGCGTGGATGCAGGTCCATCGCTGGCGCTACGGCTTTGTCAAGCGTGACCTGGGTAGCCCCATTTTGACTAGCCCCAGTCTACCGACGCTGGTCGGTTGCGGCGACTGGTGCAGCGGCGGAAATGTCGAAGGCGCGATCGTCTCAGGCCGCCAGGCTGCCGCAGCCATTGCCCAGGCCCTGGGCTAG
- the gltB gene encoding glutamate synthase large subunit: protein MNQPYQSRQQTPSEWPNWGPKSLVEERDACGVGFLADRQNRPSHDLVARALDALDCMEHRGGCCADQDSGDGAGVMTAIPWAVLNRWAEEAGHGSLERDRTGVAMVFLPNHPAAADLVRDTFNQVVNDEAGLEVVGWRVVPVRPETLGALAKQYQPRIEQLLLTATTETGDDLERRLYLVRRQVLHLVANAVANSGDLAAAVVAGLKEFYVCSCSCRTIVYKGMVRSAVLAAFYSDLRDPAYVSSFAVYHRRFSTNTMPKWPLAHPMRLLGHNGEINTLVGNINWMMARQADLYHPIWGDRFDLLKPIVNAENSDSANLDNVMEMLVRSGRSPQEALMMMVPEAYNNQPELDAYPEITDFYEYYSGLQEPWDGPALIVFSDGTQVGATLDRNGLRPARYVVTKDDLLMVSSEAGVLNVPPQDILEKGRLGPGQMIAVDLHSQEILKNWAIKQRVATRHPYGQWLQEHRTELPPQLFAEAPLYASDDLLRQQSAFGYTAEDIDMIIQDMAAQGKEPTFCMGDDTPHAVLSEKPHLLYDYFKQRFAQVTNPAIDPLRERLVMSLATQLGAQGNLLDEQPEYARLLKLESPVINEVELEQIHASGFATATLSTLYSITDGPVGLKNAVEALCDRADEAVKAGKTILVLSDRVDGQGTPAPLSAETSYIPPLLAIGAVHHHLIRNGLRMHTSLVVDTAQCWSTHHFACLIGYGASAVCPYLALESVRHWWNDSRTQKLMETGKLPVTTLNGAQDNYRKAVDGGLLKILSKMGISLITSYRGAQIFEAIGIGPDLLDLAFRGTTSRLGGISLAELAQETIRFHQRAFPELSAKRLQNMGFVQSRPSGEYHMNNPAMSKLLHKAVADRQYDHYELYRAQLENRPITALRDLLDFESDRAPISLDDVEPVETIMARFCTGGMSLGALSREAHEVLAIAMNRIGGRSNSGEGGEDPVRFTVLSDVDGEGNSPTFPHLRGLKNGDTASSAIKQVASGRFGVTPEYLMHANQIEIKLAQGAKPGEGGQLPGKKVSPYIAMLRRSKPGVSLISPPPHHDIYSIEDLAQLIFDLHQINPRAGVSVKLVSEVGIGTIAAGVAKANADVIQVSGHDGGTGASPLSSIKHAGVPWELGLTEVHKVLMDNELRDRVTLRVDGGLKTGWDVVMGALMGAEEFGFGSIAMIAEGCIMARVCHTNNCPVGVATQKEELRQRFTGVPEHVVNFFFYIAEEVRSLLARLGYRSLLDIVGRADLLRPRQGVSLAKTQGLDLSTLMNLPDGRGDRAWLQHGDVHSNGPVLDDEILADADIQRAIQSQGSATKTYTVLNTDRTIGARVAGAIAKQYGNSGFEGQLNLTFAGSAGQSFGAFNLPGMTLTLVGEANDYVGKGMHGGELVIKPPAEITYDPSANVIVGNTCLYGATGGTLYALGTAGERFAVRNSKGQAVIEGAGDHCCEYMTGGAIVVLGPVGRNVGAGMTGGLGYFLDEDGRFPVRVNPEIVKVQRVITAAGEAQLKALIEAHLAHTGSPKARQILANWGEYLPKFWQVVPPSEADTPEANPDTASVEKVLSPSQS, encoded by the coding sequence GTGAATCAACCCTATCAATCTCGGCAGCAAACCCCTTCTGAGTGGCCCAACTGGGGGCCCAAGTCACTGGTTGAGGAGCGGGATGCGTGCGGCGTAGGCTTTTTGGCGGATCGCCAGAACCGCCCCAGCCACGATCTAGTAGCCAGGGCGCTGGATGCCCTCGACTGCATGGAGCACCGGGGGGGCTGCTGCGCCGACCAGGATTCTGGCGATGGGGCCGGGGTGATGACGGCGATTCCGTGGGCTGTGCTCAACCGCTGGGCTGAGGAAGCGGGCCATGGCTCCCTGGAGCGCGATCGCACCGGGGTGGCGATGGTGTTTCTGCCCAACCACCCTGCCGCCGCCGACCTAGTGCGGGACACCTTCAACCAGGTGGTGAACGACGAGGCTGGCCTGGAGGTTGTGGGCTGGCGAGTGGTGCCCGTGCGGCCCGAGACCCTTGGTGCGCTGGCAAAGCAGTATCAGCCCCGCATCGAGCAACTCCTGCTGACGGCGACCACCGAAACCGGAGACGACCTGGAGCGCCGTCTGTACCTGGTGCGTCGCCAGGTACTCCACCTGGTTGCCAATGCCGTGGCCAACTCTGGGGATCTGGCGGCGGCGGTCGTCGCGGGGCTGAAAGAGTTTTACGTCTGCTCCTGCTCCTGCCGCACCATTGTCTACAAAGGCATGGTGCGATCGGCGGTGCTGGCCGCCTTCTACAGCGACTTGCGGGATCCCGCCTACGTCAGCTCTTTTGCGGTCTATCACCGCCGCTTCAGCACCAACACCATGCCCAAGTGGCCCCTGGCTCACCCCATGCGCCTGCTGGGCCACAATGGCGAGATCAATACGCTGGTGGGCAACATCAACTGGATGATGGCCCGCCAGGCCGATCTGTACCATCCAATCTGGGGCGATCGCTTTGACCTACTGAAGCCGATTGTCAACGCCGAAAACAGCGACTCGGCCAACCTCGACAATGTGATGGAGATGCTGGTGCGATCGGGGCGCTCTCCCCAGGAGGCGCTGATGATGATGGTGCCCGAGGCCTACAACAACCAGCCCGAACTGGATGCCTACCCCGAAATTACCGACTTCTACGAGTACTACAGCGGCCTACAGGAGCCCTGGGATGGCCCGGCGCTGATCGTGTTTAGCGACGGCACCCAGGTGGGGGCGACCCTCGATCGCAACGGGCTACGACCGGCCCGCTACGTGGTGACCAAAGATGACCTGCTGATGGTGTCCTCAGAGGCCGGGGTGCTGAACGTTCCCCCCCAGGACATTCTCGAAAAGGGGCGGCTTGGCCCCGGCCAGATGATTGCCGTTGACCTGCACAGCCAGGAAATTCTCAAGAACTGGGCGATTAAACAGCGGGTGGCCACCCGGCACCCCTACGGCCAGTGGCTGCAGGAGCACCGGACGGAGCTGCCGCCTCAGCTCTTTGCCGAAGCTCCGCTCTACGCCTCCGACGACCTGCTGCGCCAGCAGAGTGCCTTTGGCTACACCGCCGAAGACATCGATATGATCATTCAGGATATGGCGGCCCAGGGCAAAGAGCCGACCTTCTGCATGGGCGATGATACGCCCCATGCGGTGCTCTCTGAGAAGCCGCACCTGCTCTACGACTATTTCAAACAGCGCTTTGCCCAGGTGACCAACCCGGCGATCGACCCCCTGCGGGAGCGCCTGGTGATGTCCCTAGCCACCCAGCTGGGGGCCCAGGGCAACCTGCTGGATGAGCAGCCCGAGTACGCCCGGCTGCTGAAGCTGGAAAGCCCGGTGATCAACGAGGTGGAGCTGGAGCAGATCCACGCGTCGGGCTTTGCCACCGCCACCCTATCTACCCTGTACTCGATTACGGACGGCCCTGTGGGGCTCAAAAACGCTGTGGAGGCCCTGTGCGATCGCGCCGATGAGGCGGTCAAGGCCGGCAAGACTATCCTCGTCCTCAGCGATCGCGTAGATGGCCAGGGCACCCCCGCCCCCCTCTCCGCTGAGACCAGCTATATCCCACCGCTGCTGGCGATCGGGGCAGTGCACCACCACCTGATTCGCAACGGGCTGCGCATGCATACCTCGCTGGTTGTCGATACGGCCCAGTGCTGGAGCACCCACCATTTTGCCTGCCTGATTGGCTACGGGGCCAGCGCTGTCTGCCCCTACCTGGCCCTGGAGTCAGTGCGGCACTGGTGGAATGACAGCCGCACCCAAAAGCTGATGGAGACCGGCAAGCTGCCCGTCACCACCCTCAACGGTGCCCAGGACAACTACCGCAAGGCCGTAGATGGGGGGCTGCTCAAGATTCTCTCCAAAATGGGGATCTCGCTGATCACCAGCTACCGGGGGGCGCAGATCTTTGAGGCGATCGGCATTGGCCCCGACCTGCTCGATCTGGCCTTTCGAGGCACCACGTCGCGTCTGGGGGGCATTTCCCTGGCCGAGCTGGCCCAGGAGACCATTCGCTTCCACCAGCGGGCGTTCCCCGAGCTGTCGGCCAAGCGCTTGCAGAACATGGGGTTTGTGCAGTCGCGGCCCAGCGGCGAGTACCACATGAACAACCCCGCCATGTCGAAGCTGCTGCATAAGGCGGTGGCCGATCGCCAGTACGACCACTACGAGCTGTACCGCGCTCAGCTCGAAAATCGCCCGATCACGGCCCTGCGGGATCTGCTGGACTTTGAGAGCGATCGCGCCCCCATTTCCCTCGACGACGTGGAACCCGTCGAGACCATCATGGCCCGCTTCTGCACCGGCGGCATGTCCCTGGGAGCGCTGTCCCGCGAAGCCCACGAGGTGCTGGCGATCGCCATGAACCGAATTGGCGGTCGGTCCAACTCGGGGGAGGGCGGCGAAGACCCGGTTCGCTTCACCGTGCTCTCGGATGTGGACGGCGAGGGAAACTCCCCCACGTTCCCCCACCTGCGCGGACTAAAGAATGGCGATACCGCCAGCTCCGCCATCAAGCAGGTGGCCTCGGGCCGCTTTGGGGTCACCCCCGAATACCTGATGCACGCCAACCAGATCGAAATTAAGCTGGCCCAGGGGGCCAAGCCAGGCGAAGGTGGACAGCTGCCGGGCAAAAAGGTCAGCCCATACATTGCCATGCTGCGCCGTTCCAAGCCCGGCGTGTCCCTGATTTCGCCGCCGCCCCACCACGACATTTACTCGATTGAGGACCTGGCCCAGCTGATCTTTGATCTGCACCAGATCAATCCCAGGGCCGGGGTGTCGGTGAAGCTGGTGTCTGAGGTGGGCATCGGCACCATCGCCGCCGGGGTGGCCAAGGCCAACGCCGACGTGATTCAGGTGTCGGGCCACGACGGCGGCACCGGAGCCTCGCCGCTGAGCTCAATTAAGCACGCCGGAGTGCCCTGGGAACTGGGCCTGACCGAAGTGCACAAGGTGCTGATGGACAACGAACTGCGCGATCGCGTCACCCTGCGCGTGGATGGCGGTCTCAAGACCGGCTGGGACGTGGTGATGGGGGCCCTGATGGGGGCCGAGGAATTTGGCTTTGGCTCCATCGCCATGATCGCCGAGGGCTGCATCATGGCTCGGGTTTGCCACACCAACAACTGCCCGGTGGGGGTCGCCACCCAAAAAGAAGAGCTGCGCCAGCGGTTTACCGGGGTGCCCGAGCATGTGGTCAACTTCTTCTTCTACATTGCCGAAGAAGTGCGATCGCTGCTGGCCCGCCTGGGCTATCGCTCGCTGCTCGACATTGTGGGGCGGGCCGATCTGCTGCGCCCCCGCCAGGGGGTGTCGCTGGCCAAAACCCAGGGGCTGGATCTCTCAACCCTGATGAACTTGCCCGACGGGCGGGGCGATCGGGCCTGGCTCCAGCACGGCGATGTCCACAGCAATGGTCCGGTGCTCGACGACGAAATTCTGGCCGATGCGGATATTCAGCGGGCGATTCAGTCCCAGGGCAGCGCGACGAAGACCTACACCGTGCTCAACACCGACCGCACCATCGGCGCTCGCGTCGCCGGAGCGATCGCCAAACAGTACGGTAACTCAGGCTTTGAAGGGCAGCTCAACCTCACCTTTGCGGGCAGCGCTGGCCAGAGCTTTGGCGCTTTCAACCTGCCCGGCATGACCCTAACCCTGGTCGGCGAGGCCAACGACTACGTCGGTAAAGGTATGCACGGCGGCGAGCTCGTGATCAAGCCTCCGGCAGAGATTACCTACGACCCATCCGCCAACGTAATCGTGGGCAACACCTGTCTCTACGGAGCCACCGGCGGGACCCTCTACGCCCTCGGCACCGCTGGGGAACGGTTTGCGGTCCGCAACTCCAAGGGCCAGGCCGTGATCGAAGGAGCCGGAGATCACTGCTGCGAATACATGACCGGCGGCGCGATCGTGGTGCTGGGGCCCGTGGGCCGCAACGTGGGCGCCGGTATGACCGGCGGCCTGGGCTACTTCCTCGACGAAGACGGTCGGTTTCCGGTGCGGGTCAATCCCGAAATCGTCAAGGTGCAGCGGGTGATTACCGCGGCTGGGGAAGCTCAGCTGAAGGCCCTGATCGAAGCCCACCTGGCCCACACCGGTAGCCCCAAAGCCAGACAGATTCTGGCCAACTGGGGTGAGTATCTGCCCAAGTTTTGGCAGGTGGTGCCGCCCTCGGAAGCCGATACTCCCGAGGCTAACCCCGATACGGCCAGCGTGGAGAAGGTGCTCAGTCCCAGTCAGTCCTAG
- a CDS encoding phosphodiester glycosidase family protein, with protein sequence MVKSSVSASFPVRFRYGCRWVVGGWLSLGLLGAIAPLASATGPESSPLVVPHADQMAASPVVTQGQTLVLNGMQVTVPWMMVNGQIGLADYGLTDQLGVTLLSSGQPQRQPVQWFTEPSGAVELAAWVHGGYRYLDIAPLAQRHGWQVQPQGGVLQIVVPPAQVLAVRRQTQPGVERLIFDLSGPALASQPNHHDALSLTLGASATDSVLRAAIAAPASPHLGSLTITHGVGGLRLQASTSHSPRLITRTNQLVVEVRADSLQPHSIAWAPGVRWQQRYVGVGGQSFPVYWLQLNSRQTSLRPIWTDPTTAVGTAPLTTIAQRWQAVAAINAGFFNRNNQFPLGAVRTNNDWVSGPILSRGVIGWNDKGQARMERLALRQTLTTANGRVFPVQSINSGYVEAGIGLYTPAWGPTYRPILEGEIVVTVVDGVVINQQSASTLGPAGLSIPSNGYVLALRSYATAAQALPPGQQVALSSELLPASLAPFPNIVGGGPLLIRDRTLVLDAGLEQFSRAFATQAAPRSAIGITASGEILLVAVHNSPAGPGPTLNQLAQVMLQLGTTDALNLDGGSSASLYLGGRLINRSPRTAARVNNGIGLFLP encoded by the coding sequence ATGGTTAAATCGTCGGTATCGGCTTCATTCCCGGTCCGCTTTCGCTACGGCTGTCGCTGGGTGGTTGGGGGCTGGCTGTCGCTGGGTCTGCTAGGGGCAATCGCGCCGTTGGCCTCGGCAACAGGGCCTGAGTCGTCGCCCCTGGTCGTTCCCCATGCCGACCAAATGGCCGCCAGCCCCGTGGTCACCCAGGGGCAAACCCTCGTCCTCAATGGCATGCAGGTCACCGTTCCCTGGATGATGGTCAACGGTCAGATTGGCCTGGCCGACTACGGCCTCACCGACCAGCTGGGCGTTACCCTCCTCAGCAGCGGTCAGCCCCAGCGCCAGCCGGTGCAGTGGTTTACCGAACCCAGCGGCGCAGTAGAGCTGGCCGCCTGGGTCCACGGCGGCTATCGCTACCTGGACATTGCCCCCCTGGCCCAACGCCACGGCTGGCAGGTGCAGCCCCAGGGCGGGGTTTTGCAAATTGTGGTGCCCCCGGCTCAGGTCTTAGCGGTTCGCCGTCAGACCCAGCCTGGGGTCGAACGGCTGATTTTCGACCTATCTGGACCAGCCCTAGCCAGTCAGCCCAACCACCACGACGCCCTCAGTCTGACCCTGGGGGCCAGTGCCACCGACAGCGTGCTGAGAGCCGCGATCGCCGCCCCTGCCAGCCCCCACCTGGGCTCACTCACGATCACCCATGGGGTCGGAGGCCTTCGTCTCCAGGCCAGCACCAGCCATTCGCCCCGCCTGATCACCCGCACTAACCAGCTGGTGGTCGAGGTGCGGGCCGACAGCCTGCAGCCCCACAGCATTGCCTGGGCGCCCGGGGTGCGCTGGCAGCAGCGCTATGTCGGCGTCGGCGGGCAGTCGTTTCCGGTCTACTGGCTACAGTTAAATTCCCGTCAGACCAGCCTTCGCCCCATCTGGACTGACCCCACCACCGCCGTCGGCACGGCCCCCCTGACCACCATCGCCCAGCGCTGGCAGGCCGTCGCCGCCATCAATGCTGGCTTCTTCAACCGCAACAACCAGTTCCCCCTGGGGGCGGTGCGCACCAACAATGACTGGGTTTCTGGTCCGATTCTCAGCCGTGGCGTCATTGGCTGGAACGATAAGGGCCAGGCGCGCATGGAGCGTCTGGCCCTGAGACAAACTCTCACGACCGCAAACGGCCGGGTCTTTCCGGTCCAGTCAATCAACAGTGGCTATGTGGAAGCAGGCATTGGTCTCTATACACCCGCCTGGGGGCCAACCTACCGCCCCATCCTGGAGGGCGAAATTGTCGTCACGGTGGTAGATGGGGTGGTGATCAATCAGCAGTCCGCCAGCACCCTGGGCCCTGCCGGACTGTCCATTCCCAGCAATGGCTATGTGCTCGCCCTGCGCTCCTACGCCACCGCCGCCCAGGCGCTACCCCCAGGGCAGCAAGTCGCTCTATCCTCGGAGCTGTTGCCAGCCTCCCTCGCCCCCTTCCCCAACATTGTCGGGGGCGGCCCTTTGCTCATCCGCGATCGCACCCTCGTCCTGGATGCCGGCCTGGAGCAGTTTAGCCGGGCCTTTGCCACCCAGGCGGCCCCCCGCAGCGCCATTGGCATCACCGCCAGCGGCGAAATTCTGCTGGTTGCCGTGCACAACAGTCCAGCCGGCCCTGGCCCCACCCTCAATCAACTGGCCCAAGTTATGCTCCAGCTGGGCACCACCGATGCCCTCAATCTCGACGGCGGCAGTTCGGCCAGCCTTTACCTGGGCGGGCGGCTGATCAACCGCTCCCCCCGCACCGCCGCCCGGGTCAACAATGGCATTGGGCTCTTTCTTCCGTAA
- a CDS encoding cupin domain-containing protein yields the protein MPKLEETIQPTALALATSNGKDIAETGLRPWGCYTVLEEGRGYKIKRIEVKPGHRLSLQMHHHRSEHWIVVSGTAKVVCGDSEILLSSNQSTYVPPCTQHRLENVGVIPLVLIEVQNGEYLGEDDIVRFQDDYSRVETV from the coding sequence ATGCCAAAACTGGAAGAGACAATTCAGCCCACGGCCCTGGCCCTGGCCACCAGCAACGGTAAAGACATCGCCGAAACAGGGCTGCGTCCCTGGGGCTGCTACACCGTGCTAGAAGAGGGGCGGGGCTACAAGATTAAGCGCATTGAGGTCAAACCTGGCCATCGCCTCAGCCTGCAAATGCATCACCACCGCAGCGAACACTGGATTGTGGTCTCCGGTACCGCCAAAGTAGTCTGCGGTGACAGCGAAATTCTGCTGTCCAGCAACCAGTCAACCTACGTGCCTCCCTGTACCCAGCATCGACTCGAGAACGTGGGCGTCATTCCTCTGGTGCTGATTGAAGTGCAAAACGGTGAATACCTGGGGGAAGACGATATTGTTCGCTTCCAAGACGATTACTCTCGAGTCGAAACCGTCTAG
- a CDS encoding HesB/IscA family protein, with protein sequence MIHIRPAAAQEIKRLLARSADRSADSPSLVRLALEPGGCAEWTYRLMAEADLSDLSESALQETNDATVVRCDDISLVVSPEALELVEDLTIDYAEDLMGGGFRFTNPLAQRTCGCGNAFSLTTDAPVSEDCTGGLPTG encoded by the coding sequence ATGATTCACATCCGTCCCGCCGCCGCCCAAGAGATCAAGCGCTTGCTAGCTCGTTCGGCTGACCGCAGCGCTGACTCTCCATCCCTCGTTCGCCTCGCCCTTGAGCCAGGGGGCTGCGCCGAATGGACTTATAGACTCATGGCAGAAGCAGATCTGTCTGATCTGTCTGAATCTGCGCTCCAGGAGACTAACGACGCTACTGTGGTCCGCTGCGATGACATCAGCCTTGTCGTGTCTCCAGAGGCCTTGGAACTGGTCGAGGATCTCACCATTGACTATGCCGAAGACCTCATGGGCGGGGGGTTTCGCTTCACCAATCCCCTCGCTCAGCGCACCTGCGGTTGCGGCAATGCGTTCTCGCTGACTACGGATGCCCCCGTCAGCGAGGATTGTACCGGAGGCCTGCCCACGGGTTAG
- the rpsL gene encoding 30S ribosomal protein S12 has product MPTIQQLIRSERQKADKKTKSPALKSCPQRRGVCTRVYTTTPKKPNSALRKVARVRLTSGFEVTAYIPGIGHNLQEHSVVMIRGGRVKDLPGVRYHIIRGTLDTAGVKDRRQGRSKYGAKRPKQA; this is encoded by the coding sequence ATGCCCACGATTCAGCAACTCATCCGGAGTGAGCGTCAAAAAGCCGACAAGAAAACCAAGTCCCCCGCTCTCAAGAGCTGTCCGCAGCGACGGGGAGTTTGCACCCGTGTTTACACCACCACTCCCAAAAAGCCAAACTCAGCTCTGCGGAAGGTGGCAAGGGTTCGTTTGACTTCTGGCTTTGAGGTGACGGCCTACATTCCAGGCATTGGCCACAACCTGCAGGAACACTCCGTCGTCATGATTCGTGGTGGCCGGGTCAAGGATTTGCCTGGGGTTCGCTATCACATCATCCGCGGCACCCTGGATACCGCTGGCGTCAAAGATCGCCGCCAAGGCCGCTCAAAGTATGGCGCCAAGCGCCCCAAGCAGGCTTAG